CGCAGGCGACCGCCTCACCGGGGTAGCGCACCTCGCTCACGGCCATCGGCGGGTGGTCGGGGATGACGATGTCGTCGCTCACCGGCCACGCGCACGGCAGGCTGCCCTGCTCGTCGGCGACGTCCTGGCCGCTGAAGACGGCCACCACGCCCGGCATGTCGCGCGCGGCCGAGACGTCGACGCCTGCGATGCGCGCGTGCGCCATCGGGCTGCGCTTGAAGGCGACGTGTAGCAGCCCGGGGAGCTGGATGTTGTCGGTCCAGGTGGTGCGCCCGGTCAGCAGCCTGGAGTCCTCCTTGCGCCGGCGGGCCTTGCCGACCTCGCGCTTGCCCTCGGGCTCGGACACCTGCCCGCTCTCGGCGATCTGCTGGGCCACCAGGCCCGCGTCGAGTTCTTCGGTCATGGCGTCGTCACCGCCTGCCCCATGCTCTGCGCCCCCCGCCGTACCGCTCTGACGATGTTGCAGTAGCCCGTGCATCTGCAGAGGTTGCCCTCCAGGCCCTTCCTGATGGCCTCCTCGGACGGGTCAGGATCCTCCCTGAGCAGGTCGATCGCGGCCATGACCATGCCGGGCGTGCAGTAGCCGCACTGGAGCGCGTGCTCCTCGTGGAAGGCGCGCTGCATGGGGTGCATGTCCCCGTTGGCCGACAGGCCCTCGACCGTGACGACGTCGCTGCCGTCGGCCTGTACGGCCAGCACGGAGCAGCTCTTCACGCTCTTCCCATCGAGCATGACCGTGCAGGCGCCGCAGTTGCTGGTGTCGCATCCTACGGGGGTGCCGGTCTTGCCCAGCCGATCTCGGAGAAGGTGGACGAGAAGGAGCCTGGGCTCCACGTCCTCCTCGTAGCGGATTCCGTCGACGGTGACGGCGATTCGTGGCATACGTCCTCCCTCGATAGCGGGGATAATTGGAACGTACGCCTACGAAACGGCCGGTCACAAGCGCCTGATGGACCTCGCGACGACGGCGGTCACGCCCGCGAGTCCCAGCCCGCCGACGACCAGCGCCGACAGCAGCAGCGCGTCACGGATCACGCCGGTCACCAGCAGGATGCCGAGCACGACGAACAGGATGCCGCTGAGCAGGGCCATCCAGTCGGTCCTGTGCAGCAGCCGCTGCTGCTGCTGGGTGTTCACCTCACGCGCCAACGCGCACCCCCAGGTCGCCGACGCCGCCCTTGAGGTTCAGCACGATCGTGGGGACCGCGCCCTCGGGCCGGACCTCCGGCTCGAGCACCTTGTTCACCACGAGGTCGGTGCCGCCCTCCACCGACTGGCCGATGGAGATGTCGCCCACCCTCGAGGTCGCGTGCACCTCGACCCGCGCCGTCGGCGGCACGATGACCACGAGCTCGCCGACCGAGAGCCTGGCCTTGAAGGAGACTTTTCCTCCTGGCGGGAGCTCCAGCTCTGTCAGATCGAGCGTGCCGTCGCCGATGCCCACCTCGTAGGTACGGTCGGCCTCGGCCACGCTCGTCGGGGTCCACGTGTAGGTGCCGATCTGTTTCGGCAGGTGGCCGAACATCAGGCCCGCCGCGATGACCAGGGCCAGGACGGTGCCCAGCGCGACGAGCCCGGCCCCCCTGCCGAACCAGGTGGCCACCAGCAGCCCTGCGCCGACGGTGATGAGCATGGCACCACCCACGGCGGTGAGGCTGGGGGTGGCGGATCCAGAGGTGGCTTGGGCCGCCACGACGATCCCTCCAACGATCATTGCGAGCAGGACGGTGACGGCGCCGGTGAACGACCTGCGTCGCCTGGGGCGCGGAGTGGGGACCTGCTCGCCGTAGTGGCTCAGGTCGTAGGGCGAGTACCCGGCCCGCCGGCGGGGGTCGAGCGGCCGGTAGGGGCCGTGCGGCGCGAACGGCGCGCCGGAGGAGTAGGCGGGCGGCGCGGGCTGGGGCCGGAACGGCGGCGCCTGGTTCACCATCGTGGGCGCCTCGTTCTCCTTCGTGGGCGCCTCGGCGGCCTCGGGCATCTTCGACACCTCGGGAGCCTCGGGAGGCGCGGGAGTTCTGAAGGCGGCCGTCTCGGCGGCGGGCTGCTCCGCGCCCGCGGCGGCGGGGCCCGGCACCCGGGGCTCCAGGTGGGGCTCTGGGTGGGGCCCGGGGTAAGGCTCGTGGTGGACGGCGGGCGGCTCGTGCCGTACGGGAGCCGCCTCCCTGCGGACGGCGGGCGGCTGGGGCCGGACCGGCATCGGGTCGGGGACTACCGCCTCCGGCGCGATGGGCTCGGTTCTCCTGTTGAGCCGCTCCGGCAGCGAGCGGGCGAGCGCCGGCAGGTCGACCCCGCGGGCGTGCGCGGTCAGCAGCGTGATCGCCATCAGCGTGGCGACCACCAGCGTGGGCGTGCCGAGCCACACCGTGACCACATTGATGATGAGGCCGAAGCCCGCGACGCCGGTCAGCAGCGCGAACACGGTCTCGGCGTCGAAGTCGCGCCTGGTCCACGTCTCGACGTGGCCCGGGCGGCCGTTGGTCTCCTTCATGAGCAGGTAGGCCGCGATGTAGAGGAACAGGCCGATGCCGGAGCCGAGCACGAGCATGGCGAATCCGATGCGGTAGACCACCGGATCGATCCGCGTATAGCGGCCGAGCCCCGCGCACACACCAGTGACCATCCGGCCCTCGGCGCTGCGCTTGAGCACCCGAGGTGGGGCTGCCTGGTCGGTGGGCGGTGCTTCGGTCATGGCACCATCGTGGCGTGGACGGCCAGGATGCGCATCCGGGACTCCCCTGAGGCGACCCTGGGGCCGCTCCCTGATGTCCGGCACGCCCGCGACGTGTGACTATGGCCATGTTATGGCTGACCAACAGACTCTGCGCGAGACAGACGACGCGCCCTTTCCCCGGCTGACCCGTTCCATGGAGGGACGGCTGGTCGGCGGCGTCGCCCAGGGGCTCGCCGCCCAGCTCAAGCTGGATCCGATCGTGATCCGGCTGAGCTTCGTCCTGCTCAGCGTCGTGGACGGCGTGGGCATCGTCGCCTACGCCGTGCTGTGGATGATCACGCCGCGCAGGCAGGCGGAGGGGGCGCCGCCCACTCGCGACTGGAGCCAGCTGGCCGCCTTCACCGCGATCGGCGTGGCGCTGTTCGCCTTCGGCTGGCTCACCGGCGCCTCCCAGGGCGGCATCGGCATGCTGCCGTTCGCCGTCGGCGGGATCGGCGCGCTCATCCTCTGGCAACAGGCCGACCCCGAACGGCGCAAGGGCTGGGTCAGCGACGCCACCAAGGGCATGCGCCAGAACCGCGTGCGCACGCTGCTCGGCGTGGTGCTCGTGGTGGTCGGCGCGATCGGCTTCCTCGTCGCGGAGGGTCAGCTGCGCGAGGCCAGGACGGGGCTGCTGTTCACCGCGGTGGTGGTCGGCGGCATCGCGGTCATCGCGGCGCCCTGGCTCGCGGGCCTGTGGAAGGAGCTGCAACTCGAACGGCGCGAGCGCATCAGGCAGGAGGAGCGGGCCGAGGTCGCCGCGATGGTGCACGACTCCGTGCTGCACACGCTCACGCTCATCCAGCGGGTGGCGCACGATCCCCGCGAGGTCACCAGGCTGGCCCGCTCCCAGGAGCGGGAGCTGCGCAACTGGCTGTACCAGCCCGCGCAGGACGCCGACGCCACGCTCGCCGCGGCCGTACGGCGGATCGCGGCGGAGGAGGAGGACGCGCACGGCGTGCCCATCGAGGTCGTCTGCGTGGGCGACACCGAGCTCGACTCGGGCGGCAGGCTCGGGGCGATGCTCAACGCGTCGCGGCAGGCGATGGTCAACGCGGCGAAATACTCCGAGAGCCCGGTCATCTCCGTCTATGCGGAGGTCGAGGGTGAAGAAGTCACCATTTTCGTGAAGGATCGGGGCAAGGGCTTCGATCTGGATGAGGTACCCCTGGACCGGATGGGGATCAGGGAGTCCATCATCGGAAGGATGGAACGCCACGGCGGCAGCGCCAGGGTGCGTACCGAGCCCGGTGAGGGCACGGAAGTGATGTTGACGATGAAGGTGGAGAAATGATTCGCGTGCTGATCGTCGATGACCATCGGCTGTTCCGATCGGGCGTGCGCGCCGAGCTGGGCGACTCGATCCAGGTCGTAGGCGAGGCCGAGGACGTCGAGTCGGCGGTGAAGGCGATCGCCACGCTCGAACCGGACGTCGTGCTGCTCGACGTCCACATGCCGGGGGGCGGCGGCCAGGAGGTGCTGCGCCGCGTGCTCGGCGCGGGCTCGCAGGTGCGCTTCCTCGCGCTGTCGGTCTCCGACGCCGCCGAGGACGTGATCGGCGTGATCAGGGGCGGCGCCCGCGGTTACGTCACCAAGAACATCAGCGGCCGCGAGCTGACCGACGCGATCCGCAGGGTGGCCGACGGCGACGCGGTCTTCTCCCCGCGGCTGGCGGGGTTCGTGCTCGACGCGTTCGCCTCGACCGAGGCGCCCTCCATCGACCCCGAGCTCGACTCGCTGACGCAGCGCGAGCGCGAGGTGCTGCGCCTGATCGCGCGCGGCTACGCCTACAAGGAGATCGCCAAGGAGCTGTTCATCTCGGTCAAGACCGTGGAGACGCACGTGTCCTCGGTGCTGCGCAAGCTCCAGCTGTCCAACAGGCACGAGCTGTCCCGCTGGGCCACCGCCCGCCGCCTGGTGTGACCGGCCCGGCCGGAATGTGGAGGATTTTGGGGAGGTCGTGGACGGTCTGTCCTTGAAGGTCTCCTAGTCGCGTGCGACATTCCCAGGTATGGGCAGAGACGTACCAGTCGTCGCCTTCAGCCGGGACGACCGCCGGAACTATCGGGACAAGGTCCGGCGCAATCTGGACGTCTTCGCGCAGATGCTGCGGGAGTCCCGCTTCGAATTCGATCGGCCGCTGGCCGGGCTGGAGATCGAGCTCAACCTGGTCGACGCGAGGGGCGACCCCGCCATGCGCAACGCCGAGGTGCTGGCCGCCATCGCCCAGCCCGACTGGGCGACCGAGCTCGGCCAGTTCAACCTCGAGATCAACATCGCGCCGCAGGGCCTGGACGGCGACGGCGCGCTGCGCCTCGAGGAGTCGGTGCGCGCGCGGCTCAACCACGCCGAGGAGCGCGCCCGCTCCGAGGGCGGCCACCTGGTCCTGATCGGCATCCTGCCGACGCTCAGGCAGGAGGACACCCACGAGGGCACGCTGTCGGCCAACCCCCGCTACAAGCTGCTCAACGAGCAGATCTTCGCCGCCAGGGGGGAGGACCTGCACCTGTGCATCGAGGGCGTCGAACGGCTCGACACCTACGCCGACAGCATCACCCCCGAGGCCGCCTGCACCAGCGTCCAGCTGCACCTCCAGGTCAGCCCCGAGGCGTTCGCCGCCCACTGGAACGCCGCGCAGGCCATCGCCGGCCCCCAGGTCGCCATCGCGGCCAACTCGCCGTACCTGTTCGGCAGGGAGCTGCACAGGGAGACCAGGATCGCGCTGTTCGAGCAGGCCACCGACACCCGCCCGACAGAGCTCAAGTCACAGGGGGTACGGCCGCGCGTGTGGTTCGGCGAGCGCTGGATCACCAGCGTCTTCGACCTGTTCGAGGAGAACGTCCGCTACTTCCCCGCGCTGCTCCCTCTGTGCTCGGACGAGGACCCCGCCGCCGAGCTGGCGGCCGGGCGGATCCCCTCGCTGGACGAGCTGACCCTGCACAACGGCACCGTCTACCGGTGGAACCGGCCGGTGTACGCGGTCGTCGACGGCACCCCGCACCTGCGCGTGGAGAACCGCGTCCTGCCCGCGGGGCCCTCGGTGCTGGACATCGCGGCCAACGCGGCCTTCTACTACGGGCTCATGCGGGTGCTTCCGCACGCCGAGCGGCCGGTCTGGAGCCAGATGTCCTTCAGCACGGCCGAGGAGAACCTGTCGAGCGCGGCGCGGCACGGGATCGAGGCGCGGCTGTACTGGCCTGGACTCGGCGAGGTGCCCGCGGCCGAGCTGGTCCTGCGCAGGCTGCTGCCGATGGCGGCCGAGGGACTGGCGCTGTGGAGGGTCGACGGAGCCGTCGCCGACCGGCTCCTCGGGGTGATCCAGGGTCGCTGCCTGACGGGCAGGACGGGCGCCACGTGGCAGGTGGAGGCCACCGAGGCCATCGGAGGGGAGCGTCGGGAGGCGCTGCGCAGGATGACGCTGGCCTACATCGAACGCATGCACACCAACGAACCCGTCCACACCTGGGACCTCTGACCCCTCTGGGGGTATGCGTCTCCAGGGGACCGCCCACCGGTGGGCCAGGGCGTAGGGGCAGAGGGGGGAGTCAGCCGAGGCCGGCCTCCCGGGCGCGGATGATGGCCTGGGCGCGGTCGGCCACGTGCAGCTTCATGAAGATGTTCGACACGTGGTTCCTGATGGTCTTGGAGCTGAGGAACAGGATCGAGGCGATCTCGTTGTTGTTGCGGCCCTGGGCGATCAGCTCCAGGACCTCCCGCTCCCGCTCGGTGAGCTCGGGGAAGGCCGTGCGCGCGGGCTCGGCCATTCCCGCGAAGAAACCGAGCACCCGCCTGGCGATCCCCGGGCCGTAGATCGCCTCACCCGCGGCGACGGCCTGCACGGCCCGGGAGATCTCCTCCACGCCCGCCTCCTTCAGCAGGTAGCCCCTGGCGCCCGCCCTGATCGCGGCGAACACCGAGTCGTCGTCGTGGAACATCGTCAGCACCAGCACCCCGATCCTGGGACTCACCCTGGTGATCGTGCGCGTGGCGTCCACGCCGTTGCCGCCGGGCATGTGCAGGTCCATGACCACGACGTCCGGCTGGAGCTCGGCCGCCAGCCGTACGGCCTCGGCGCCGTCCTTCGCCTCACCGGCGACCTCGATGTCGAGCGCGGACAGCAAACCGCGCAGCCCTGACCGGAAGACCGGGTGGTCGTCGACGATGAGAACTCGGATCATGTGCCGATCGTCCCACCATCGCGGGGCCCCGTCCCGGGGCGCGTGTCCCGACTCTCCCGGGCAGGATGGAGGGATGACCCTCCGCCGATTCCTCGCCGCGTCGCTGGTCGTCCTGCTCACCGCGTGCGGCGGGCCCGCCACCTCCACCCGTGGGCTCGAGGGCGACACCTTCGAAGAGGACGTGCAGCTGGCGAGGGTCCACACCGAGGCGTTCTGGAAGGCGCAGTTCGAGGCGCTCGGCCGTACGTACGAGCCGGTCACGGAGTTCGTCGCCTACAGGGGCGACGACGGGCCCTCGTGCGGAGGCGAGCCCGCCGTGCCCAACAACGCCTTCTACTGCTCCGACGGGCACTTCATCGCCTACGACGTGGACTGGATGGCGGCCTTCTGGAACGAGATGGGCGACGGCTCCACCTATCTGATCATCCCGCACGAGATCGGGCATGCCGTCCAGGCGCAGCTCGGCACGGAGTTCGCGCTCAACGTGCAGCGGGAGCTCCAGGCGGACTGCTTCGCGGGAGGCGCGCTGGCTGGGCTGGTGCGCGCGGGCGTGCTGCAGGCCGAGGAGGGCGACGACACCGAGCTCCTGCTCAACCTGGAGGCCGCGGGCGACCCGAGCGACGACTGGTTCAGGCCCGACGCGCACGGCACGGCGGCCCAGCGGCAGCAGGCGTTCGCGACCGGATACAACGAGGGTGTAGGAGCATGTACGCCGCAAGGGTGATGCGGGCCACCGGCGCGGCGGTCTAGCTTGGGCGCATGCCAATGGGGAACGTCAGAGAGATCAGCTGGCTGCGGCGGGGAGCCTGCAGGACCAGCGACCCCGACCTCTTCTTTCCTCCCGCGCCCTCCCCCGCCCAGGAGGCGCGGGCCAAGGCGGTCTGCTCGGGCTGCCAGGTGCTCGACGACTGCAGGGCCTACGCGGTGCGGTCGGGGGAGTCGGAGGGGATCTGGGGCGGGCTCACCCCCGACGAACGCAGGCGGCTGCGCTTTCCCGCCGGATGGCGGCAGCGCAGCGCATAGCCTCAAGGGGTGCTGCTTCGCTCCCTCGCCGTGCTCGTCGCGGCCAATGTCGTCAACAACCGCCTAGCCCCCAGGCTCGCGCCGCTCACCTCGGCCGCGGCCACCGGCGCGCTCGTCGCGATGGCCCGCCGGTCGGGGCTGTCGTGGGAGGAGATGGGCTTCACCCGCGGGCGGAAGGGCGCGAAGGCGGGCGCCGCCCTGGCCGCGACCGTGGCCGCCGGCTACAGCGCGGGTGTCGCCATCCCGCAGACCCGGCGGTTCTTCCACGACGAGCGCGCGCTGTCGCTGTCCAGGGCGGAGGTGCTGGAGGCGGCGCTGCTGCAGGTGCCCGTGGGCACGGTCCTGCTCGAGGAGGTCGGCTTCAGGGGCGCCCTGTACGGCATGCTCCGCCGCGCCCACGGCACGGCGGCGGCCACGGCGATCTCGTCGGCGCTGTTCGGGCTCTGGCACATCCTCCCCGCGATGGAGATGGCCCGCGCCAACCCCGCGCTCGGCGAGCTGACCGCGGGCAGCACGGACGTCACCAAGGTCGTGGTGGGCGGCGTGCTCTCCACCACGGCGGCGGGCGTGCTGTTCTGCGAGCTGCGCCGGCACGGCGGGCTGCTGGCCCCTTCACTGCTGCATCTGGCGACTAACTCGCTGGGGTACCTGTTCGCCCGAATCGCCCCCGCGCCACCAGCTCGACCGTGACGAGCACCGCGATCGCCTCGGCCGCGAGCAGTCCCACGAGCACGACGAGCTGAACCACGCCCGCCTGGAGCGGCGACGCGCCGCCCAGCAGCATGCCCACGAACGCGCCTGGCAGCGTGACCAGGCCGACGGTCCTGGTCTGGTCGAGCGCGGGGACCAGCGCCTGGGCGGCGGCGGGGCGGCAGATCTCCAGGTTGGCGTCCCTGTCGAGGAGGCCGAGGGCGAGCGCGGCCTCGACCTCGCCCCTGCGCTGGCGCAGCTCGTCGACGGCGCGCCGGCCCGCCAGGGCGGTGGCCGTCAGGCAGCCGCCGAGCAGGATCCCCGCGATCGGGATGAGGGTGACGCCCCGCATGGGGGCCACGCCGCTGCCGAACAGCGCCAGCAGCACCGGCAGCGTGCCCGCGGCGATGGGCAGGGCGGCGGGCCACGGGCGGTCCTTGGTGATCCTGCGGCCCGCGGTGACGGTGGCGACGCCGTACATGACGAGCAGGAAGGCGGCGACGCCCGGCGGCGCGCCGAGGACCCAGGCGATCACCAGCGAGACGGCGCCCAGCTGGACGGTGGCTCGCAGGCTCGCGGTCAGGACGGCGCGGGCGTGCCCCAGCTCACCCAGCCACGCCACGGCCGCCCCCGCGACGGCGAGCAGGACGACGACGACGGCGAGCGCGGGGGTGAGCGTGAGTCCCATGCGGAAGTTCTACAGGGAGACCCGTCTCAGGCGGTGGGGACGACCTGGAACGCCTCGGCGTAGCGGCCCTCGCCGTAGCCCGCCTTCAGCGCGATGCCCGACCAGCGCTCGCGGACGAAGTCCTCGAATCCCTCGCGGTGGCCGACCTGGCTCACGTGGGCGGCCAGCGCGGTGATCTTGCGGTCGATCTGGTCAGTGATGTCCACGAAGTGGTTGGGGTCCGTGCCGCCGATCAGCCAGACCTCGCTGACCGTCCACGCCTCCAGGTCGGCCAGCTCGGCGTAGGCGTAGGGGTTGCGCGCGTCGGGGTAGACGGCGTCGAGCGTGGCGGCGCCGACCGCGCGGTGGTCGGGGTGGCTGGGGCCGATGAACTGGTAGTTGCGCTCAGGAGTGCTGGTGATCACCACGTCGGGACGCACCTGACGGATCACCCTGGCGATGTCGCGCCGCAGCTCGATGGTGGGCTCCACCCTGCCGTCGCGGTAGCCGGACAGGAACCGCACGTCGGTGACGCCGACCGCCTTGGCGGCCGCGGCCTGCTCGGCCCTGCGCAGCTCGGCCATGCCCTCTCCGTCGACCTCACGTTCGTTGCCTCCCGCGTCGCCTGAGGTGACGAGCAGGTAGGTCACCTCGACGCCCTTGTCGACGAACTGCGCGATCGTGCCGGCGGCGCCGAAGTCGACGTCGTCGGGGTGCGCGGTCACCACCAGAACTCGGGCGATCTCCATGGTCTCTCCTTTACGAAGGGGGCTCGTTCTCGGAACCAGACAAGGCTGCGGGGCATTCCTGGACGCGTTTGTCGGTGGCGCGCTTTAACCTAGGTCCGTGCCCACCCAAGTCTCTGTTGACCACCCCTTGCTCGACGGCCTCAACCCGCAGCAGCGCGAGGCCGTGATCCATCACGGCAGCCCGCTGCTCATCGTCGCGGGGGCGGGTTCAGGCAAGACTCGGGTGCTCACCCACCGCATCGCCTATCTCCTGGCCGAGCGCGAGGTCCATCCCGGCGAGATCCTCGCGATCACCTTCACCAACAAGGCCGCCAAGGAGATGAAGGAGCGCGTCGACCGGCTGATCGGCCCCCGCTCCAAGGCCATGTGGGTGATGACCTTCCACAGCGCCTGCATGCGCATCCTGCGCAAGGAGGCCAAGCGGCTCGGCTATCCCTCCAGCTTCTCCATCTACGACCAGGCCGACTCCCAGCGGCTCATGGCGATGGTCTGCCGCGAGATGGACCTCGACCCCAAGCGCTACCCGCCGCGCTCGTTCTCCGCCCAGGTCAGCAACTTCAAGAACGAGCTGATCGACTACGAGAGCGCCATCGACAGGGCGGGCTCGCACCTCGAGAAGACGCTCGCGCAGGCCTACAAGGCCTACCAGCTCAAGCTGACCGAGTCCGGCGCAATGGACTTCGACGACATCATCATGAACACGGTGGTGCTGTTCCAGCTCTTTCCCGAGGTGGCCGAGCACTACCGCATGCGCTTCAGGCACGTGATGGTCGACGAGTACCAGGACACCAACCACGCCCAGTACATCCTGATCAGGGAGCTGGTCGGGCGGCCACAGCTGACCACCGTCGACGGCGAGCCCGTGCGGTCCGGGGCCGACCAGTCCGAACTGTGCGTCGTCGGTGACGCCGACCAGTCGATCTACGCCTTCCGCGGCGCGACGATCCGCAACATCCTCGAGTTCGAGCGCGACTACCCCGACGCGCGCACGATCCTGCTCGAGCAGAACTACCGCTCCACCCAGAACATCCTGGCCGCCGCCAACTCGGTCATCTCGCGCAACGAGTCGCGCAAGCCGAAGAACCTCTGGTCCGACCAGGGCGACGGGCCGAAGATCGTTGGCTACGTCGCCGACAACGAGCACGACGAGGCGATGTTCGTCGCCCAGGAGGTCGACAAGCTCACCGACGAGGAGGGCGTGCGCCCCGGCGACGTGGCGGTCTTCTACCGCACCAACGCCGCCTCCCGCGTGTTCGAGGAGATCTTCATCCGCACCGGCCTGCCGTACAAGGTAGTCGGGGGCGTGCGCTTCTACGAGCGCAAGGAGGTCAAGGACCTGCTGGCCTACCTGCGGGTGCTGGCCAACCCCAACGACGTGGTCTCCCTGCGGCGCATCCTCAACGTGCCCAAGCGCGGCATCGGCGACCGCGCCGAGGCGCTGGTCGAGGCGCTTTCCTCGCGTGAGCGCATCTCCTTCTGGGAGGCGCTGCGCAGGGCGGAGGAGGCGTACGGCATGGCGACCAGGTCG
This window of the Nonomuraea africana genome carries:
- a CDS encoding (2Fe-2S)-binding protein, producing MPRIAVTVDGIRYEEDVEPRLLLVHLLRDRLGKTGTPVGCDTSNCGACTVMLDGKSVKSCSVLAVQADGSDVVTVEGLSANGDMHPMQRAFHEEHALQCGYCTPGMVMAAIDLLREDPDPSEEAIRKGLEGNLCRCTGYCNIVRAVRRGAQSMGQAVTTP
- a CDS encoding PspC domain-containing protein, yielding MTEAPPTDQAAPPRVLKRSAEGRMVTGVCAGLGRYTRIDPVVYRIGFAMLVLGSGIGLFLYIAAYLLMKETNGRPGHVETWTRRDFDAETVFALLTGVAGFGLIINVVTVWLGTPTLVVATLMAITLLTAHARGVDLPALARSLPERLNRRTEPIAPEAVVPDPMPVRPQPPAVRREAAPVRHEPPAVHHEPYPGPHPEPHLEPRVPGPAAAGAEQPAAETAAFRTPAPPEAPEVSKMPEAAEAPTKENEAPTMVNQAPPFRPQPAPPAYSSGAPFAPHGPYRPLDPRRRAGYSPYDLSHYGEQVPTPRPRRRRSFTGAVTVLLAMIVGGIVVAAQATSGSATPSLTAVGGAMLITVGAGLLVATWFGRGAGLVALGTVLALVIAAGLMFGHLPKQIGTYTWTPTSVAEADRTYEVGIGDGTLDLTELELPPGGKVSFKARLSVGELVVIVPPTARVEVHATSRVGDISIGQSVEGGTDLVVNKVLEPEVRPEGAVPTIVLNLKGGVGDLGVRVGA
- a CDS encoding PspC domain-containing protein — encoded protein: MADQQTLRETDDAPFPRLTRSMEGRLVGGVAQGLAAQLKLDPIVIRLSFVLLSVVDGVGIVAYAVLWMITPRRQAEGAPPTRDWSQLAAFTAIGVALFAFGWLTGASQGGIGMLPFAVGGIGALILWQQADPERRKGWVSDATKGMRQNRVRTLLGVVLVVVGAIGFLVAEGQLREARTGLLFTAVVVGGIAVIAAPWLAGLWKELQLERRERIRQEERAEVAAMVHDSVLHTLTLIQRVAHDPREVTRLARSQERELRNWLYQPAQDADATLAAAVRRIAAEEEDAHGVPIEVVCVGDTELDSGGRLGAMLNASRQAMVNAAKYSESPVISVYAEVEGEEVTIFVKDRGKGFDLDEVPLDRMGIRESIIGRMERHGGSARVRTEPGEGTEVMLTMKVEK
- a CDS encoding response regulator, giving the protein MIRVLIVDDHRLFRSGVRAELGDSIQVVGEAEDVESAVKAIATLEPDVVLLDVHMPGGGGQEVLRRVLGAGSQVRFLALSVSDAAEDVIGVIRGGARGYVTKNISGRELTDAIRRVADGDAVFSPRLAGFVLDAFASTEAPSIDPELDSLTQREREVLRLIARGYAYKEIAKELFISVKTVETHVSSVLRKLQLSNRHELSRWATARRLV
- a CDS encoding glutamate--cysteine ligase produces the protein MGRDVPVVAFSRDDRRNYRDKVRRNLDVFAQMLRESRFEFDRPLAGLEIELNLVDARGDPAMRNAEVLAAIAQPDWATELGQFNLEINIAPQGLDGDGALRLEESVRARLNHAEERARSEGGHLVLIGILPTLRQEDTHEGTLSANPRYKLLNEQIFAARGEDLHLCIEGVERLDTYADSITPEAACTSVQLHLQVSPEAFAAHWNAAQAIAGPQVAIAANSPYLFGRELHRETRIALFEQATDTRPTELKSQGVRPRVWFGERWITSVFDLFEENVRYFPALLPLCSDEDPAAELAAGRIPSLDELTLHNGTVYRWNRPVYAVVDGTPHLRVENRVLPAGPSVLDIAANAAFYYGLMRVLPHAERPVWSQMSFSTAEENLSSAARHGIEARLYWPGLGEVPAAELVLRRLLPMAAEGLALWRVDGAVADRLLGVIQGRCLTGRTGATWQVEATEAIGGERREALRRMTLAYIERMHTNEPVHTWDL
- a CDS encoding response regulator transcription factor, whose translation is MIRVLIVDDHPVFRSGLRGLLSALDIEVAGEAKDGAEAVRLAAELQPDVVVMDLHMPGGNGVDATRTITRVSPRIGVLVLTMFHDDDSVFAAIRAGARGYLLKEAGVEEISRAVQAVAAGEAIYGPGIARRVLGFFAGMAEPARTAFPELTEREREVLELIAQGRNNNEIASILFLSSKTIRNHVSNIFMKLHVADRAQAIIRAREAGLG
- a CDS encoding neutral zinc metallopeptidase, which codes for MTLRRFLAASLVVLLTACGGPATSTRGLEGDTFEEDVQLARVHTEAFWKAQFEALGRTYEPVTEFVAYRGDDGPSCGGEPAVPNNAFYCSDGHFIAYDVDWMAAFWNEMGDGSTYLIIPHEIGHAVQAQLGTEFALNVQRELQADCFAGGALAGLVRAGVLQAEEGDDTELLLNLEAAGDPSDDWFRPDAHGTAAQRQQAFATGYNEGVGACTPQG
- a CDS encoding WhiB family transcriptional regulator produces the protein MPMGNVREISWLRRGACRTSDPDLFFPPAPSPAQEARAKAVCSGCQVLDDCRAYAVRSGESEGIWGGLTPDERRRLRFPAGWRQRSA
- a CDS encoding CPBP family intramembrane glutamic endopeptidase, whose amino-acid sequence is MLLRSLAVLVAANVVNNRLAPRLAPLTSAAATGALVAMARRSGLSWEEMGFTRGRKGAKAGAALAATVAAGYSAGVAIPQTRRFFHDERALSLSRAEVLEAALLQVPVGTVLLEEVGFRGALYGMLRRAHGTAAATAISSALFGLWHILPAMEMARANPALGELTAGSTDVTKVVVGGVLSTTAAGVLFCELRRHGGLLAPSLLHLATNSLGYLFARIAPAPPARP
- a CDS encoding ABC transporter permease; this translates as MGLTLTPALAVVVVLLAVAGAAVAWLGELGHARAVLTASLRATVQLGAVSLVIAWVLGAPPGVAAFLLVMYGVATVTAGRRITKDRPWPAALPIAAGTLPVLLALFGSGVAPMRGVTLIPIAGILLGGCLTATALAGRRAVDELRQRRGEVEAALALGLLDRDANLEICRPAAAQALVPALDQTRTVGLVTLPGAFVGMLLGGASPLQAGVVQLVVLVGLLAAEAIAVLVTVELVARGRFGRTGTPAS
- a CDS encoding PIG-L deacetylase family protein, producing MEIARVLVVTAHPDDVDFGAAGTIAQFVDKGVEVTYLLVTSGDAGGNEREVDGEGMAELRRAEQAAAAKAVGVTDVRFLSGYRDGRVEPTIELRRDIARVIRQVRPDVVITSTPERNYQFIGPSHPDHRAVGAATLDAVYPDARNPYAYAELADLEAWTVSEVWLIGGTDPNHFVDITDQIDRKITALAAHVSQVGHREGFEDFVRERWSGIALKAGYGEGRYAEAFQVVPTA
- the pcrA gene encoding DNA helicase PcrA, with translation MLDGLNPQQREAVIHHGSPLLIVAGAGSGKTRVLTHRIAYLLAEREVHPGEILAITFTNKAAKEMKERVDRLIGPRSKAMWVMTFHSACMRILRKEAKRLGYPSSFSIYDQADSQRLMAMVCREMDLDPKRYPPRSFSAQVSNFKNELIDYESAIDRAGSHLEKTLAQAYKAYQLKLTESGAMDFDDIIMNTVVLFQLFPEVAEHYRMRFRHVMVDEYQDTNHAQYILIRELVGRPQLTTVDGEPVRSGADQSELCVVGDADQSIYAFRGATIRNILEFERDYPDARTILLEQNYRSTQNILAAANSVISRNESRKPKNLWSDQGDGPKIVGYVADNEHDEAMFVAQEVDKLTDEEGVRPGDVAVFYRTNAASRVFEEIFIRTGLPYKVVGGVRFYERKEVKDLLAYLRVLANPNDVVSLRRILNVPKRGIGDRAEALVEALSSRERISFWEALRRAEEAYGMATRSLNAIREFVAMIDDLIGKAEGVPPSALAEEILVSTGYRAELEASEDPQDESRLENLNELISVASEFEEANPEGTLVEFLEQVSLVADADQIPEGDGGQGVVTLMTLHTAKGLEFPVVFLTAMEDGVFPHIRSLGEPKELEEERRLAYVGITRAEKRLYLTRAAVRSSWGSPSFNPASRFVNEVPAKLIEWRTDPEKSAWSAATTRKEAPAPAARRPGGKQLPSLTPGDRVTHDAFGLGTVVSVDGVAEKTKVKIDFGSGGEKTLLLAYAPLEKL